ACAGTTACAGCCAAATTCTGACCCCTCTGAACATGATGTCCCTCCCATGGTCGAAATTCAGAACAGTGGTCGATTTATCAAAATTGAATATTGGAGCAACGACTCCGACGCCCCTCTCTCCTCAGAAAAATCCGTCAAATCAGCGTGGATCAAAATCCAGTCGATCCCTTCTGGAGATGTCGCGATTTCATTGCTTTGGTTTTCACTGGAACTGGTGATCCTGGCTATCGGCGCCTTCGCATACTGGATGCGTCCCTTTGACCGTACCACGCGCATTTTCTTTGTGATGGGCATCATCACCCTCGTCGCTTTTATTGGCGGTTACAACTGGTGGATTATCGCGGGCTCGCTTATGCTCAATATCCCCTTTGTGATCGCTGCGGTGCTGATCCCAGCGATCACACTGCACTTTTTTATTACTTACCCGCGCGTGATTCCCTGGCTGGCTCAATATCCGGTCGGCTTGTTGCGAACCGTTTATTCAATCCCTGTCCTCACAACCATTGTGATCCTGGCATGTCTGGCTTACCTCCGCTGGACCTCTCAAATCGATCCGGATCAGAAAGATCTGATCCAAATTGAATACCCTCAACTGGTCTTTCAGGCAGTCAACGTTCTACGTTGGACCGTTTACACCTATCTCAGTGTTGCCGGTATCTACTACCTCATGACTTTGGCGGCGCTCTTTTACGGATATTTCAAAAGCCAGAATGCTTATGAACGCAACCAGTTAAAATGGATCGCTCTTGCCGGTTTGATCTCAACAGTCCCCGTGGGCTATTCCCTCTATCTGGCGGAATTCGACCGCACGCAGTTCGCCCTCGGTGGCGCAGGCATCCCCATGTTTCTGGCCAGCGTCTCATTCATGGTCGCATTCGTGGTGGGCATCATTCGCTATCGGTTAATGCTGATCGAGCAGATCATCAGCCGCGGGATGCTCTTTTATGTCGTGAGTGCCGGCATCTCGATAGTATACGCGACCGTCATCTCACTTGGATCTCTGGTCGGCACCCAATTAAATCGGACCCCTAGCACCAATCAGGCGGTCTCCGTCTTTCTGGTGATGCTGTTTGCAATTTCTTTACTGCTCTGGTCGCGTGACCGTATCCAAAGACTCATTGATCGGCGGTTCTTCCGTCAGAAATACCAGCTCGACAAAGCACTCAAACGGATGAACCGGGCCGTCGGCCGACTGGGAGACCAACGTTCCATCGCCGATCGTATGCTGACATCCTGCCGCGAAGTTCTGCAGGTCAAAAGTGCTGCCATTTATTTACTCAATCCTGACCGGAACCAGTTCGAACTCTTAACCGGCTTTCATATTGAAAACTCGCCCTCAGCGGTTCCCTGTAGCCCCGAACTACTCGAAGTCCTCGAAGGCGAACTCGCCTTTCAACGCGTGGCAACTGGACTGTTAAAAGAAGCTTCACCCGCTCAGCAACTCCTCCGATTACTGGGCTTCGATTTCATTTATAACCTCGAACTGGATGGGGAATTTGCCGGATTTGTTGCGCTTGGCCAACGCTCTGCAGGCAGTACGTATTCTGCAGAAGACCTGACGTTTTTAAACGCCATGGGACAGATCACGAGCATCGCTTTGCACAGCACGAAAATTCATCAGGACCTGAGGCGACTCAACGAAGAAATGCGGATCAAGGTCGAAAAAATCGACGACCAGCGCAGACTCGTTTCCATCCTGCAGGCGGAACTGACGAACTCACAGGAAATTTCTGAAAGCTCTAATTCACACGATTTTCAACGTGGCCTGATTAAAGGCAACAGCCCCGCCATCCGCTCTGTTATGGAAACACTCCGCAAAGTCGCGAACTCGGAATCCACAGTTCTGATCCGCGGTGAAAGCGGAACAGGTAAAGAACTGCTCGCACAAGCCGTCCATGAAAACAGCTCTCGGCGCGACCAGCCACTGGTCCGCGTCAACTGTGCCGCACTCTCTCCCAGTCTGCTTGAAAGTGAACTGTTCGGTCATGTGAAAGGCGCTTTCACCGGTGCCCATGAAGACCGTGTCGGACGTTTTGAAATGGCAAACGGAGGCACGTTATTCCTTGATGAAATTGGTGACATCTCGCTCGATACCCAGGTCAAACTCTTACGCGTTCTGCAGGAACGCGCCTTCGAACGTGTCGGCGGTTCAAAAACATTACACGTCGACGTTCGTCTGATCACAGCCACGCACCAGAACCTCGAACAACGCATCGTCGAAGGTCTGTTCCGCGAAGATTTGTATTACCGTCTCAATGTGATCAGCATCACTCTGCCTCCCCTGCGCGAACGCCGTGAAGATATCTTCGAACTGGCGTTCTACTTTCTCAAACGTACCGCGCATCGTCTCGGCAAACGGATTACCCATATCGACCCCGATGCCATTGAAGTCCTCGAACGCGCCTCCTGGCCGGGAAATATCCGGCAGCTCGAAAATGTTATCGAACGCGCCGTTGTACTCGCTGAAGAAGAAGTGATCACACTCAAAGACCTCCCTGTTGACCTGCTGGAAACGAAAAAACGCCTTCCCACCCGTGTGATTGAGACCAAGCCGGTTCTCCCTGAAACAGTCCGACGACTTCCGTTGTCGGACGTCGAAGTCATTACGTTCCCTGGCAGTCAATCGAATGTAGATCCTCAACTTTCGGAACCCGAGCAACTCAAACTGGCACTCGCTGAATGCGATGGCAACAAAGCACAGGCCGCCCGCATGCTGGGGATGCCTCGCAGTACCTATTACAGCAAACTGAAAAAATACGGCATCAGTTGAGCACCTGAATTTAGCATTATTCTACTGATCAACTTGCCCTTGACGCTCAGTTCCCCCTCACGAGAATGCGGAGATAACGTCGCACGCGCGAGCAAAGCTCAATTTCTCAATGCGCGAATTATCACTCCTGTTGATATTCGCACTAGAAAACCCGCTGGTTTGAGACCCATTTTGCTCTGAGCCCACTTTCGGTACTTCACTGTGATCATCGGTTTTCGTTCCGCTTCAAACGACGTTCATTCCAAGATTGCTAAACATGGCGTGTCTTTCACAGGCTTTCAATGACTCATTACCGCTTACACCGCTCACGCCAATCAGCATGATTTTCAATTCTGGAATTTCATTATTTCACAGAGACAATTCCAGCAAATCAAACTTTGCCCGTCAGACGAAAATTCTCGCAGTAAAGCAAGTTTGCCTTAAAACAACAGCGTATTCTAACACAGAGCATGGAACTCATAGAGGTGAAAATCGCTCAGTGGTCAGTAAGAGTGTAATCTCTTGGATCGCACAGGTTCTCCATCAGCGCACTCTTCAATCGTTCAGATGTCACAATCAGCCGAACATCAAAAAAACAAAATTAAATAATTCAGAACCAATGTTCCCTGCCTCCCCAGCCAGTTAAGATGAAAAGCATCGTTGATATTCAAAGTTTGTTACTATCGCTGACCCACCCAGAGGAAACCCGCCTGTGTCCCACCTGCCTACTCTCAGTCGTCGTCTATTCTTAACTCTGCTCGCCGCTTTGCCGCTGCTGACTAGTTCCCTTTCACAGGCTGCCGAGCCCAAACAAAAAACCATTTTGATGCGATCCGGGTGGCAAACCGTCAATATCGGCGATATCGGCCATACCCCCGGCACACTGCGTTATCTGGAAACGTACCTCCCCGACGTCAAAGTGAATCTCTGGCTACATCGCACCACACCTGAAGTCACTGCGATGCTCAAAAAACGATTTCCCAAAGTCCATATCGTTCAAGGCAGACTCAACGCACGCGGAAAAGCCAACAATCCCGAATTCCAGCAAGCCTTCGACGAAGCGGATCTGTTTCTGTACAACTCGGGCATGCACTTCAACCAGTTCTGGCCGCCGCCGATCTACATCATCGAAGCCTGCACCGCGACCAACAAACCGCTGGTCCTTTATGGCCAATCCTTTGACGGCTTCGCTCCAGAAGACGAAGAGAAAATGAGTGAACTCCTCTCTCGCGCTGCCGCCATTTATACCCGCGATGTCGAATCGTTCTATTATCTGCGGAAGATTGGCGTGACGTCGCCATCCCTTGCCTTTGGCCCCGATGGCTGCTTCGGCATTGATGTGCGAGATGAAGAAAAAGCCAATGCCTGGCTCAAAGCCCATGACCTGAAACCAAAAGAATTCATCACCGTCACGCTTCGCAGCAATACGCCCAAAATCGGTGCGAAAAAAAGTACGTCGATGAACCCTGCAAACCCCAGCAAAGAAGATCTCGCACAGAACGAACTCTGGACGAAAAAACTCCGGGCCGTGATTACAGACTGGGTCCGTAAAACGAAAAAGAAAGTCCTGCTCGCTCCCGAAGTCAACAAAGAAATCATCCACGCCCAGACCATGATTCTCGATAAACTGCCTGAAGACGTGAAGCCGTATGTCGTGAATCGCGATCCGTTCTGGAACGTTGACGAAGCCGCCTCGGTCTATGCACAGGCGATTGCTGTCGTTTCGATGGAACCACACTCCTGCATTATCGCTTTAGCAGTCGGCACTCCCACCATGCATCTGGCGAGCCCGCGACACGGCCTCAAACGCTGGATGTTTCGCGACATCGGCCTCTCGGAATGGCTGTTCGACATCGACGCCGACCCCGCCGACCAGTTCTCACGGGCACTGTTAAAAATCGACGCCAAGCCGAAGCTGGCGCAATCCAAAGTCGACCGGGCCATGCACACGGTCAACAACCGCTCTAAAGAAATGATGGGCGAACTGAAAGAGATTCTCGATCAGCAGTAACCGCAATGACTCAGGAAAATGAAACCAACCCGGCCTGCACTCAGGGCCGGGGGGCCGACAATGGTAGAGCGGTTTCTGGCAGTTCGTACCAGGGTTTATTCTCAACCGTCAGATAACGACGAGTCGCTACGTTCGCTTCCACGGTAATAGGAATCATCCGCCGGTGCATCACATCGACCACAAACCGCCGTCCGTCTTTCAGGTGTAGTTCATTCCAGGCGTGGCCCTCTCTACGCTCGGCATCGCCAAAGTTCCCGCGAACCAGTGCCACGTCGAGTCCTGCTTCGTCCGCCAGAATTTTGAAGAGCAGGGCACGATGGCGGCAGACCCCGGCACCACAGATACGGGTCACATCACCAATCAACACGCCTTCGTTGGCATACTCCTTTGTCAACAATACAACGGCCGCCATTGTATAACGGTTATCTTTCTCGAGTGTCATGCTCTGGTCAATATACTTTGCCAGACGAAACGCCCGTTTGACCGGCTCCAGGGATTTGATTTCGTCAGAC
This genomic interval from Gimesia alba contains the following:
- a CDS encoding sigma 54-interacting transcriptional regulator, which translates into the protein MKKQGIKERAFLFTYGILAIVYSVIVLGFVTTSPDLRIRAMLDSVEPTQGDSLPAGIEIKATPGIVKTGPIPAPKSGDILTKIGDYPIRTFLDFSQTLSVLRNMDLPPGGQLQPNSDPSEHDVPPMVEIQNSGRFIKIEYWSNDSDAPLSSEKSVKSAWIKIQSIPSGDVAISLLWFSLELVILAIGAFAYWMRPFDRTTRIFFVMGIITLVAFIGGYNWWIIAGSLMLNIPFVIAAVLIPAITLHFFITYPRVIPWLAQYPVGLLRTVYSIPVLTTIVILACLAYLRWTSQIDPDQKDLIQIEYPQLVFQAVNVLRWTVYTYLSVAGIYYLMTLAALFYGYFKSQNAYERNQLKWIALAGLISTVPVGYSLYLAEFDRTQFALGGAGIPMFLASVSFMVAFVVGIIRYRLMLIEQIISRGMLFYVVSAGISIVYATVISLGSLVGTQLNRTPSTNQAVSVFLVMLFAISLLLWSRDRIQRLIDRRFFRQKYQLDKALKRMNRAVGRLGDQRSIADRMLTSCREVLQVKSAAIYLLNPDRNQFELLTGFHIENSPSAVPCSPELLEVLEGELAFQRVATGLLKEASPAQQLLRLLGFDFIYNLELDGEFAGFVALGQRSAGSTYSAEDLTFLNAMGQITSIALHSTKIHQDLRRLNEEMRIKVEKIDDQRRLVSILQAELTNSQEISESSNSHDFQRGLIKGNSPAIRSVMETLRKVANSESTVLIRGESGTGKELLAQAVHENSSRRDQPLVRVNCAALSPSLLESELFGHVKGAFTGAHEDRVGRFEMANGGTLFLDEIGDISLDTQVKLLRVLQERAFERVGGSKTLHVDVRLITATHQNLEQRIVEGLFREDLYYRLNVISITLPPLRERREDIFELAFYFLKRTAHRLGKRITHIDPDAIEVLERASWPGNIRQLENVIERAVVLAEEEVITLKDLPVDLLETKKRLPTRVIETKPVLPETVRRLPLSDVEVITFPGSQSNVDPQLSEPEQLKLALAECDGNKAQAARMLGMPRSTYYSKLKKYGIS
- a CDS encoding polysaccharide pyruvyl transferase family protein; its protein translation is MSHLPTLSRRLFLTLLAALPLLTSSLSQAAEPKQKTILMRSGWQTVNIGDIGHTPGTLRYLETYLPDVKVNLWLHRTTPEVTAMLKKRFPKVHIVQGRLNARGKANNPEFQQAFDEADLFLYNSGMHFNQFWPPPIYIIEACTATNKPLVLYGQSFDGFAPEDEEKMSELLSRAAAIYTRDVESFYYLRKIGVTSPSLAFGPDGCFGIDVRDEEKANAWLKAHDLKPKEFITVTLRSNTPKIGAKKSTSMNPANPSKEDLAQNELWTKKLRAVITDWVRKTKKKVLLAPEVNKEIIHAQTMILDKLPEDVKPYVVNRDPFWNVDEAASVYAQAIAVVSMEPHSCIIALAVGTPTMHLASPRHGLKRWMFRDIGLSEWLFDIDADPADQFSRALLKIDAKPKLAQSKVDRAMHTVNNRSKEMMGELKEILDQQ